The Lysinibacillus irui sequence GGATAAAGTGTAACCGCTTCACTGTACCCTTGGAGATCCATTCGATTTATACAGACTTTGTTTCTAGTTGGGAAAAATTCATTTTGCCGCATTTTATTATATAATTTGAATAACTGAATAAATAGAATTCTCTCTAAGAAGAAACACATCAGTAATTCTTCATGATGCATTATTGCTGCATTCTGCTCTCCTTCTAATGAAAACTTAGGAATCTCGAATTTGGTTGTATTAATTAATGGACCTATCTCCAAACTATTTTCCTGACAGCTCAATGCCAGTACATAGTTTGCAAAAGAGTCTATTTGAGTTGTCTCTACAATTTTCTTTTGTGTTCCAATTAGCAAATCAATATTGTTCTGTTGTTTCTCATCGTATACAGTTTGAATAAACGGTGATTTTTCCAGAAACTCTTGAACATTTGGGAATTTATCTTCTAAAAAGACTTGAACGTTAAATATTTTCCCCGTCTCAATAATTTTTTCTGCAAAAATCACGTATTCACTAATCGCTTCTGTTGATATAAAATACGGGGTAAAGAATTCCGTATAGCTTCTAACTAGATTCAAAAGATCTCTAGATTTTTGTTTTTCATAGAAAGTAAACAGTTTAGAAT is a genomic window containing:
- a CDS encoding ABC transporter permease, translated to MYCLKLKYQVKKVNDFFMIQDCVTLETVMAFKVKDMEFNKLKEIVYHGIDETTDSSENRLGKQLLEKDSKLFTFYEKQKSRDLLNLVRSYTEFFTPYFISTEAISEYVIFAEKIIETGKIFNVQVFLEDKFPNVQEFLEKSPFIQTVYDEKQQNNIDLLIGTQKKIVETTQIDSFANYVLALSCQENSLEIGPLINTTKFEIPKFSLEGEQNAAIMHHEELLMCFFLERILFIQLFKLYNKMRQNEFFPTRNKVCINRMDLQGYSEAVTLYPKYLVEFV